The genomic DNA ACACCGAATGATCCGCAGGCGTGGCGCGAGTTCGTGGTCGAGGATCTGGAGCCCTTCCACCTCGCGCTCACCAACAACCGGGCGCGCTCCGGCAGTCTCGATCGCACGTACCGCTTCGATCCCCGCACCACGACCGAAGCACCCAAGGGCCTTCCCACGGCCGGGGTGCTCACCATGATCGGCGCGATGTCCTCGTTCCCGCGCGAGCGCGTCCGGGCCGCGCGCTTCCTGGAGATCTTCGCCTGTCAGAGCTTCACGCCTCCTCCCGCGGACGTGCACTTCCCTCCGTACGACACCGATCCCGCGAAGGGCGGAACGTGCCTGCACTGCCACAAGACGCTCGATCCCGCGGCCATCTCGTTCAAGCGGTGGGATTTCAATCCGGCCTCGAGCTACTACGTCCCGTGGCCCTTCATCCCCGGCATGGGCCGTCACCGCGTCACGAAGCAGTGGCTGTCCGGGCAGTATCCGTACGGCGGCAACTCGCCGGGCAACCGGTGGAGGAACGCGTTCCTCCCCAACACCGTGATGACCCCGGTCACCCCCGAGCAGATCACGGCCAATCCGGAAGCGGTGCTGCTCGACACGATGCCCGAGTCGTACACGCTGCTCGGTCAGCCCGGTGACGGCACGATGGGTCCGCTCGGGTTCGGAAAGCTCCTCGTCCGCTCCGGCGAGTTCGATCGCTGCGCCTCGCGCAAGCTCTACTCGATGTTCATCGGCCGTGAGCTGGACCCGGCCTCCGAGAAGCACTTCATCGACAAGCTCGCCCGGGAGTTCGTCGCACGCGACCGCAAGCTCCGGCCCTTCATCCGCTATCTCTTCGAGCAGCCCGAGCTGCGGAGGGGACTGTAATGAGAACACCGCGTTCGATGTTGGGAGCCGCCGCGCTGACCGCGCTCGTGCTCACCGCCGGAGCCTGCACCGAGACGAATCCGGGCGAGAACTGCCCTCCCTCGGGCAAGAACGAGGAGATCCGGCTCGGGCTCGCGCCCGCGTGCGAAGGGTGCCACCTCACCGGCAACAAGCCGTTCTTCGCCTCGCTCACCGCGTTCGAGAACGGGCTCGTGTACGACGAGCGGTACGTGAAGCGCGGAGATCCCGACAACAGCCTGTTGATCCAGCTGCTCGAGGGAACCGCCTCGGGAAGCTACCCCCAGATGCCACCGGGTCAGCACTACGACGAGCTCGTCGCCAGCGGCAGCGTCAAGCTGACCATCGAGCAGGTGAAGGCCTGGATTCGCGAGCTGCCCCCTCCTCCCGAGCGGCTGGAGGCTCCGAATCCGGAGGCGTTCAGCGTCCGCCGGCTCTCCGCCGAGGAGATGGTGGTGAGCTTGATGGATCAGCTCGGGCTGACGCTCGAGGACTTCGTCAGCACCAGTGATCCCAACTGGCGCAACAGGGAGTACGTGGTCAATGGCGGCAAGCTCTTCGTGTGGCCCGGAGACTGGGCGCCCGGCATCTCGCGCCAGTACGTCTCCGACTCGCGCAGCGTCGAGCGGTTCGATGCGCTCGGAGGCGGCAACTCGCTCGTGTACCGCAAGAAGGACGTGACCTTCGGTCCCTCCGCCGCGCAGACGCTGGTCCAGATGTCGCAAGCCTGGTGTGCGCGCGCGGTGGACAAGAAGGGCAACACGGCGGTGCTGCGCTACGCGACGCTCGCCGACACCTCCGCGAAGAACCCGGACGCGGTGCAGAAGAACCTGCGCACGCTCTACCTGCGCATGCTCGGACAGCCTCCTTCGGAAGCGGAAGCGAAGGAGCTGTACGAACGGGTCTATCTCCCGCTCGAAGCGCAGAGCACGCGCATCGCCTGGATCGGCGTCTGTGCGTCCCTCATCCGTCACCCGCTGTGGATCACCTACTGAGCCGAGGACACCATGCCGAACACCTCTCGTCGCACACTGCTCAAGTGGGCCCTCGGAGCCGGACAGCTCGCGCTCCTCGAACGCGCGGGGCTCCTCGGTTCGAGCACCGCTCGCGCCGCGGACATCGACGTCCCCTCACGGCTCGCGGTGCTCTACATCCCGGGTGGCTACCGGCCGGCGTATTACTTCACCCCGATGGACGACGCGGACATTCCGCTCTGCGTGCCAGCGCCTTCCGACTACAGCCAGGAGCCCGTCTTCTTCGACGCGAGCAAGCTGGTGAACCTCGCGCCCCCGAACGGGCCCTACAAGCCGCTCCGGACCTGGCAGTCGTGGAATCCCCTCAACCCCGCCGAGCGCGGCGGCTTCAGCCCGCTCATGTACGGCTACTCGCACTTCGCGCTGCACGAGCAGCTGAGCGTGCTGCACGGCATCGACCAGGGCACCAACGACCACGCGAGTGCGTTCATCGCCTCGATGTGCGGCGTCGCCGGCGCGGACTACCGGGCGCCCGCCGTCCACTCGGTAATCGCCAACCACCTGTTCGAGAAGTACCGCGAGAGCAGACCGCTGCCGTTCGTGGTCGTCACCGGTGAGCGCGGTACGCCACTCGGGATGGGGCTGCCCTCGCACGCCTCGCCCGTCCGCGTACCGTCGATCGAAGCGCTCAAGCCCCAACTCTCCGCGAAGCCCTCGGACAATCCCTGGTGGACGGGGCTCGATGCGCGCACCGCGGGGCCCGAGCTGGACGCGCACGGTCAGCCCACCGGCGGCACCTTGAAGACGACCACGGTGGAGCGCTTCTCGCTCTCGCGCGCCCAGCAGCTGATGGAACGCTCGACGTCGAAGGTGGACAACTACCTCGAGGGCCTGCATGGCTCGCTGTCGTCGGTCTCGCGCGTGCTCGCGACGGATGTCGTGTCCGTCCTGGAGAGCACCAAGGGCATCGACACGCTGAAGACGAACCGTCCCGCGTACCTGTCGAGCTATCTCTCGAACCAGTCGTTCACGTACACGTTCGGCCTGGCGAACTTCCACCTCACCGGGCTCGACCCGCGGATGGATCTCGCGCTGCGCCTGCTCAAGTCGGACCTCTGCACCTCGGTGCACGTCTCGCTACAGCTCGACTTCGACACGCACAGCGCCTCCGGCCATGGCTACAGCTGCGCGCACGGCCGCGGACTGATGGACTGCGTCGCGCGCTTCCTGGGAGAGCTCAAGGCCGCACCCGCTCCCGGCAAGCCGGGCAAGACGCTGCTCGATGACACGCTCGTGCTGGTGATGAGCGAGTTCGGCCGCAGCTGGGCCTCGCGCGGAAAGGACGGCACCTACTCCCTGCCGGATGATCACCACCCGTACACCTCGGTCTTCTTCGCGGGCGGCAACGTGGCGGCGAACCGGCAGGTGGGCTCGTACACCTCGCGCGGGCTCGGCGTTCCGGTGGACATCATCGAGGAGAACGGCCAGCCCTCGAAGCGCGTGCCCAGAGCCGCGGATGCCGTGACCACCGCGCTGCGGATCATGGGCATGGACACGCACGAGTTCTTCATCCCCGGTGGTTACGGAGAGGTCCTCGGGATCCGGAGGGCGTAGGACGTGTCTTGGTCAGCCTGAACGGCGGCCATGCACCCCACGGCGTTCGCGCCCTTTCGTGACGCCCTCGGAGCCGAGACCTATGAGGCTCCGAGCCCGCGCCAGTGCGAGCTCAACCTGTTCCCGTGCCGCCGGATGCGGCGGTCGAGGTCGAGCCCGTCGCTCAAAATCAGCGATGAGCGCTGCTGTTTTTCTCATCCCCGCTGGAGACGCACTGGCGGCCTGGGCTGCCCAGCCACATACCAACAGGCGGCAGTCCATCGTGGAGTAACCCAGTCTCTCCATCCGCCGTAGGTAAGGCGAGAACCTCTTCCACGGACCGGCACGAGTCTCCATGAGAAGGGTCTTGGTGATCCGCCTCTGCACTTCTCGTCTCCCGACGGCGGTACGCATCTCCTTCACAAACCGCTTCTCGAGCTGCTTGAAGGCCTGGATCTTCTCAGAAACGGGTGCATCCCGAAGCGAGAGGTAGAGGCGATCCCACTCTTGCGACAGGCGCCCCAGCCGCTCCTCGTCTTCCTTTTTCAGATGCCTGGGCATGGCAGCCGCACCCCGTTCCATGTGTAGAGCGCCTGTGGCCAGAAACCATGGGACGTGCAGTATTCCAAGCAGGATGCACAGCGGCTTTCACCCTCGATGCGGCCCGGCAGACGTTCACCACCCGCGTCCACGCACTTCTCGTAGTAGTCCACGCACCGATCCTTGGTGGACTTGTCCGTCGCGCGGATCTCATTCGTGAGGGGGACTTTTCCCGTACCGGGAGGTACGACAGGTCCTGGATCTGGAGTCCTGGGTGTCCTGGGCGTCGTCCCCAACTGCTCGCATGCGGCCTCCACTCCGTTCTTGCACATGCAATCCAGCGTGCTCGCGCACCCCGGTCCGGGACCAGGCCCCACGGCTTGACGCAACTGCCGCTGGCCGCCAGCACAGCCCGCGAGACAGATGCACGTCAGTGTCGGCCACAGAGAGGAGCGCATGCCACCATCGAAGCACCTCCTCCCCGCTCAGGAGCAACGCGCCTTCAATCCAAGCGTCACCCTTCTCACGTCCAGTGCATGGCGGGAGTCGTAGTACCGTGGAGTGATGTTCCGAGGTCCACTCTACGCATTGACCTTTTTCTCGGCGCTCGGCAGCGGCCTCATGGCCGGGCTGTTCTTCGCGTTCTCCACGTTCGTGATGAAGGCCCTCGCCCGCCTCCCGCCAGCGCAGGGAATCGCCGCGATGCAGTCCATCAACGCCACGATCATCAGGCCCTCCTTCCTGGCGGTGTTCCTCGGCACGGCGGTGGCCTCGCTCGTCCTTGGAGTGTCCGCGCTGCTCTCCTGGGAGCGGCCCGGCGCGCGCTACCTGCTGCTCGGCGGCGCACTCTATCTGCTCGGTGTCATCGGCGTGACGGGCGTGTTCAACGTCCCGCGCAATGACGCGCTCGCGGCCGTCGATCCGGCCCAGGCGAACGCCGCCAGCCTGTGGGCGAGCTACGTGTCGGAATGGACGGCGTGGAACCATGTGCGCACGGCCGCGGCGCTCGGGGCCACGGCCTCGTTCATCCTCGCGCTCCTGGGGTAGGTGCCGTCCCCGGAGCGCCCGTGCCCAGCTCCTTGAAGACGACCCCATCCAGCTCCAGGCGGAGCACCGCGTCCACCAGCCGCTCGCTGGCGATGATGAGCGTCGAGGCGTCGGCCAACCGGAAGACGTCCACGTGCTCCGGTAGCGATGTCGCGTCGAGCCAATACAGCTCCGGGACGCTGTAACCCCTGACGGCGCCACAGGTGGAACATGGAGGTTCCCCGGGAGGTAGGCAGTCCGGATGAAATCGCCCGTGGATTTCGAGCTGGAGGTCTCGCAGCTCAGGTGCGTGCCTGGTACGGAACCTCACCTGGGTAGGACAGCCAAGAAGGCCGCGTACCCCCGCGCTCTGCAATCGCTCGAGCGCCTCGTGACGTATGCAGAAGAACCAGGGATTTTGGATGAAAAGCTGCCCGAAGTAGCCCAACCCTGTTCCTTGCAGCGGGCCAAACGCCGCTCCCGGTTTCAATTCGGCCCCCGGAGGTGCCAACGGGCGCACCAGCTCACGCCGCCGGACGAACTCCTCGCGCGGGACGGGCCAGGAATCGGACAGCTTCTTCAGCTCCTCGGGAGGCAGGCCCGACAGATCCACGCTCGGATATTGGGCCATCGTATGCCCTTCTGGTTGCAGATCGCAGACAGGACAGGGCTCCACGCCGGGCAGTCTCCATTTGCGCGAAGCATTCAGGTTGCCCGTGTAGCGCGGTGATGGGTCGCCCCTGAGCTGATAGAATTTCATGCGTTTGTGCCTCCTGTCATGAAGTTCAAGGGGTGAGGAGCGGAGGCACCGGAGCGTAGTACGGTCTGATCGGACCGGCGATGTCGAAGCGCAGGGCCAGATCAAAGGCCTTGCGAATCAGCGCCTCCCGCGGCACTGGACCTGGGTTGGCCTCGATGAACTGCCGCCACGCCTCGTTCCACAGTCCGCCATTCGCGCCGCGATGAATGCGCAGGTGCACTTGTTCCGGGATGAGCATCGTCCACTCGTGGATGTTGATGCCACGCTCCGTGAACCATTGCCTGAACTGCTGCGCCTGGGGAAAGAGGTGGTGTTTGATCAGCTTGCCTTCGATCCGGGGGAACGCTGGGAGGAATCCCTGGCGGTAGCGGAAGTGGAAGGTCATGCGGGGCCGGGCGTCCTCCCGAAGCCCCGCGCGTCTCCAATTGCGCTGAGTCCCCGGGCTGCGAAAAGGCGGGCGAGAGAACCGCGCCAGTTCCGCCACATGCGCCAAGGGCACGTGCGCGAGCGCCTGTGGGTCCACGTCCGCGCAGTCGAAGAAAGCGCACTCGCCCTCGTCACAGGCCAGTACGACGCACTGGTCAGCGCTCACATCGTCGCAGGAGGTGGTGTTGTCAACCGCTGTCACCTCCCATGCACGCAAGGCAGGTGAGGAGGTGGCGCACGCAGCCTGCAGCAGTGCGACGAGCAACAGCGACAGCAGGCCTCGGGGCCGGAGGACTCGGGTCATGAGGGCCCGAAGTCTCAGGTGGAGCAAGCACAATTTCCAAGGACCAGACTCGTGCAGCATGAGCAGGTGCACGGACTGGAGTAGAATGCCGCCCCCGGAACGC from Archangium lipolyticum includes the following:
- a CDS encoding DUF1501 domain-containing protein; this translates as MPNTSRRTLLKWALGAGQLALLERAGLLGSSTARAADIDVPSRLAVLYIPGGYRPAYYFTPMDDADIPLCVPAPSDYSQEPVFFDASKLVNLAPPNGPYKPLRTWQSWNPLNPAERGGFSPLMYGYSHFALHEQLSVLHGIDQGTNDHASAFIASMCGVAGADYRAPAVHSVIANHLFEKYRESRPLPFVVVTGERGTPLGMGLPSHASPVRVPSIEALKPQLSAKPSDNPWWTGLDARTAGPELDAHGQPTGGTLKTTTVERFSLSRAQQLMERSTSKVDNYLEGLHGSLSSVSRVLATDVVSVLESTKGIDTLKTNRPAYLSSYLSNQSFTYTFGLANFHLTGLDPRMDLALRLLKSDLCTSVHVSLQLDFDTHSASGHGYSCAHGRGLMDCVARFLGELKAAPAPGKPGKTLLDDTLVLVMSEFGRSWASRGKDGTYSLPDDHHPYTSVFFAGGNVAANRQVGSYTSRGLGVPVDIIEENGQPSKRVPRAADAVTTALRIMGMDTHEFFIPGGYGEVLGIRRA
- the sitA6 gene encoding SitA6 family polymorphic toxin lipoprotein; the protein is MTRVLRPRGLLSLLLVALLQAACATSSPALRAWEVTAVDNTTSCDDVSADQCVVLACDEGECAFFDCADVDPQALAHVPLAHVAELARFSRPPFRSPGTQRNWRRAGLREDARPRMTFHFRYRQGFLPAFPRIEGKLIKHHLFPQAQQFRQWFTERGINIHEWTMLIPEQVHLRIHRGANGGLWNEAWRQFIEANPGPVPREALIRKAFDLALRFDIAGPIRPYYAPVPPLLTP
- a CDS encoding anthrone oxygenase family protein, which gives rise to MFRGPLYALTFFSALGSGLMAGLFFAFSTFVMKALARLPPAQGIAAMQSINATIIRPSFLAVFLGTAVASLVLGVSALLSWERPGARYLLLGGALYLLGVIGVTGVFNVPRNDALAAVDPAQANAASLWASYVSEWTAWNHVRTAAALGATASFILALLG
- the sitI6 gene encoding SitI6 family double-CXXCG motif immunity protein; translated protein: MKFYQLRGDPSPRYTGNLNASRKWRLPGVEPCPVCDLQPEGHTMAQYPSVDLSGLPPEELKKLSDSWPVPREEFVRRRELVRPLAPPGAELKPGAAFGPLQGTGLGYFGQLFIQNPWFFCIRHEALERLQSAGVRGLLGCPTQVRFRTRHAPELRDLQLEIHGRFHPDCLPPGEPPCSTCGAVRGYSVPELYWLDATSLPEHVDVFRLADASTLIIASERLVDAVLRLELDGVVFKELGTGAPGTAPTPGARG